In a single window of the candidate division WOR-3 bacterium genome:
- the nadB gene encoding L-aspartate oxidase encodes MAGLWFSHRVSRTGSVLLVTKKADTESNTNYAQGGIAAAVETDDSARLHCEDTIRAGGGIAHPDLVRLVTEGGPGLVRELFSLGVPFNTYADASGHEHFDLGQEGGHRRRRIVHAHDFTGAEIEHGLLRAVRSNPNVTMLEEHFAVDLVLDDSGRCCGARVLDTSSGTVEIAGARVCLLATGGAGQAWLHTTNPRIATGDGVAMGYRAGARIANMEFVQFHPTALYGHLLEGRAFLISEAVRGEGAVLRTRDGHAFMPAYHPDADLAPRDVVARAIATELKQRGGDYVLLDATHLDPRRLCERFPNISRTCLRLGIDITRQPIPVVPAAHYICGGIETNDWAETSVPGLYAAGECACSGLHGANRLASNSLLEALVMADRAAERAVESSDSRVQSPEFRVRGPELNSGLRSPVPDSGSELVAGLRQRLQDLMWQYAGIVRSDAGLAEARRELMKLAGEGDRTGQTVAAMELRNLLAASLLVVECAIRRLESRGLHYNEDHPNPDDRYKRDTVVSRSEIESPAS; translated from the coding sequence ATGGCCGGGCTCTGGTTCTCGCACCGCGTGAGCCGGACCGGCTCGGTCTTGCTCGTCACCAAGAAGGCGGACACCGAGTCGAATACCAACTATGCCCAGGGCGGAATCGCCGCCGCGGTCGAGACCGATGATAGTGCCCGGCTCCACTGCGAGGACACGATCCGGGCCGGCGGCGGCATCGCGCATCCTGATCTGGTCCGGCTCGTTACCGAAGGCGGGCCGGGGCTGGTCCGCGAGCTGTTCAGCCTCGGCGTGCCCTTCAACACCTATGCCGACGCCTCGGGCCATGAGCACTTCGACCTCGGGCAGGAGGGCGGGCACCGGCGCCGGCGCATCGTCCACGCCCATGACTTCACCGGCGCCGAGATCGAGCACGGGCTGCTCAGGGCAGTCCGGTCAAACCCGAACGTCACGATGCTCGAAGAGCACTTCGCGGTCGATCTGGTCCTGGACGATAGCGGGCGCTGCTGCGGCGCCCGCGTTCTCGATACGTCGAGCGGAACGGTTGAGATAGCCGGCGCGCGGGTCTGCCTGCTGGCTACCGGTGGCGCAGGTCAGGCCTGGCTGCACACCACCAACCCGCGGATTGCCACCGGTGACGGTGTCGCCATGGGCTACCGGGCCGGCGCGAGAATAGCCAACATGGAGTTCGTCCAGTTCCACCCGACCGCGCTCTACGGACATCTGCTGGAGGGCCGCGCCTTTCTCATCTCCGAAGCGGTGCGGGGAGAGGGCGCAGTTCTCCGGACTCGCGACGGCCACGCATTCATGCCCGCCTATCACCCGGATGCGGATCTGGCGCCGCGCGACGTAGTGGCGCGGGCCATAGCTACGGAACTGAAGCAACGCGGAGGAGACTATGTCCTGCTCGATGCCACGCACCTTGATCCCAGGCGGCTGTGCGAGCGGTTTCCCAACATCAGCCGGACCTGCCTGAGACTCGGCATCGACATCACGCGCCAGCCGATACCGGTAGTGCCGGCAGCACACTACATCTGTGGTGGAATCGAGACGAACGACTGGGCCGAGACTTCGGTCCCGGGGCTCTATGCTGCGGGCGAGTGTGCCTGTTCGGGACTGCACGGCGCGAACCGGCTGGCTTCGAACTCGCTCCTGGAAGCGCTCGTGATGGCGGACCGGGCAGCGGAAAGAGCCGTGGAGAGCTCAGATTCCAGAGTCCAGAGTCCAGAGTTCAGAGTTCGCGGTCCGGAACTCAACTCCGGTCTCCGGTCTCCGGTCCCGGACTCCGGGTCTGAACTTGTCGCGGGACTCAGACAGCGCCTGCAGGACCTGATGTGGCAGTACGCCGGGATTGTCAGGTCTGATGCCGGCCTGGCCGAAGCCCGACGCGAACTCATGAAGCTGGCAGGCGAGGGCGACAGGACCGGGCAGACGGTCGCCGCCATGGAGCTCCGCAACCTGCTGGCCGCGTCACTACTCGTCGTCGAATGCGCCATCAGGAGGCTAGAGTCGAGAGGCCTGCACTACAATGAAGACCACCCGAACCCGGACGACCGGTACAAACGCGACACGGTCGTCAGCCGGTCGGAAATCGAGTCCCCGGCTTCCTGA
- the xerD gene encoding site-specific tyrosine recombinase XerD has protein sequence MKTTRTRTTGTNATRSSAGRKSSPRLPDSADRLLERFADYLLVERSVTRGSADCYLADLKQFFLAMPETALRPAETSRKTLHDYARQLGAAGLATTTVARKLVSVRLFYRFLASEQHLAANPADDIDLPKQRRKLPSVLTQDEIAKLIEAAGSAPDRFWALRSRAMLEVMYGSGLRVSELLGLVTSNIALADGFLRVMGKRSKERVVPVGQPALSAVRDYLSAARPHYAGKKTSPSLFLNHRGGRMSRMGFLKILRSCVALAGIKRRVTPHTLRHSFATHLLEGGADLRAVQEMLGHSSIATTQIYTHVDREYLRETHRTFHPRG, from the coding sequence ATGAAGACCACCCGAACCCGGACGACCGGTACAAACGCGACACGGTCGTCAGCCGGTCGGAAATCGAGTCCCCGGCTTCCTGACTCGGCAGACCGGCTGCTCGAGCGGTTCGCCGACTACCTGCTGGTCGAGCGGAGCGTCACCCGCGGGTCGGCCGACTGCTACCTTGCCGACCTGAAGCAGTTCTTCCTCGCCATGCCGGAAACTGCCCTGCGCCCGGCTGAAACCAGCCGGAAGACGCTTCACGACTACGCGCGACAACTCGGTGCCGCCGGGCTCGCCACCACGACGGTTGCGCGCAAGCTCGTGTCGGTCCGGCTCTTCTACCGTTTCCTTGCGTCCGAACAGCATCTGGCGGCAAACCCGGCCGACGACATCGACCTGCCCAAGCAACGCCGCAAGCTGCCGAGCGTCCTGACCCAGGACGAGATAGCGAAGCTGATAGAAGCGGCGGGCAGCGCGCCGGACCGCTTCTGGGCTCTGCGCAGCCGGGCGATGCTGGAGGTGATGTACGGGAGCGGGCTCCGGGTGTCGGAACTCCTGGGCCTTGTGACCTCGAACATCGCGCTCGCGGACGGGTTCCTGCGGGTGATGGGCAAGCGCAGCAAGGAACGGGTCGTGCCGGTCGGACAGCCCGCGCTCAGCGCGGTGCGCGACTACCTGAGCGCGGCCCGGCCCCACTACGCCGGGAAGAAGACGAGCCCCAGCCTGTTCCTGAACCATCGCGGCGGCAGGATGTCAAGGATGGGGTTCCTCAAGATTCTCCGCTCCTGTGTGGCGCTGGCCGGAATCAAACGTCGCGTCACCCCGCACACGCTCCGCCACTCTTTCGCCACCCACCTGCTCGAAGGTGGTGCGGACCTGCGGGCAGTGCAGGAGATGCTCGGCCACTCGAGCATCGCCACCACCCAGATCTACACCCACGTTGATCGTGAGTATCTGAGAGAAACCCACCGGACTTTCCACCCGCGCGGATAA
- a CDS encoding T9SS type A sorting domain-containing protein, protein MSGRIRFALLFAVAVLSLPTAEGRQLRLVKSQRRSIPGEAAQAARFLQSYTTLQEDEPAFERFRFKPTDADLDRIRKLQAGGTDTVRVLCLRVEFLSDTTPLTTGNGKMDTLGFLSPDSGLFYDPPHFKRYFERQMEGLRNYYLAQSLGKLYVEFTVMPSGEKTCYQLPREMQFYGDTISFAAVEVGLVRLMRDAFKVADEDPELHFGDYDEFIVFHAGSGLQSDFGLRNDSPFDLLAGEIPSGAIQAYLGEPHISVDSGRTHIEQGTVLPEMMRQDTMYEGQTNILGMTGLAGTLFHEFAHLLGAYDLYDVTGATMGVGGWSLMGYGSWLGDYGAGAPPGVVPGFLDAYHRTLFLDTISQVRTVRVPMESIPIFAAEMDTELFSQRGDSLRPTIVKIPISPEEYFLIENRQVDVKQPDTIDVDVEDGVVIAVGGSEYDFFQPGSGLLIWHIDRRVLADYGPFNAVNIDPARKGVDLEEGDGVQDFDVPYWQSRAPNYEVYGHKYDPFSKGGYNDSFTAYTNPNTDAYKGRSYIGVRLLGAVDSTAPLKDTVISVKVGWDLYQPGFPKVVGNTPFLSAFAADMDGNDTLDIAVIDAGGGLKMWRSNGSALRPPLSIGATTRADIAIGDVAGDSRLEVVAAGNDTLVTVVPVSGAPTRIKVGDRVFAAPVLADLDGDGKKEIIVGSTDMKLYAWKGDGSLMPGFPVAVGSEIRAAVAVTDTVRPRIVLLSGDGRLFLYEPDGSLVSGFPVVLSISPFYAKAQPLVADFDRDGSREIAAVAGGEHDYRLYVVGLDGTVKFRSREFIRSPFTGTLSAADMDGDLYPDVLAASMNDLFALNRSGNLVSNYPFTQESTYTTTELAGNWIITVDVYFQYASSPVVADVDGDGGSDLIIGSPEYGLLGLDGTTGKPLPFFPLMATAGISAVPLAVDLDGDGKLELAAGDDSGTFYVWKMPGPASGIKWPCAYHDACHTGLILESELPPWQPRTHTGLVDKLYVYPNPAGSSVNVRYHLHDADEVKLRLLDMAGEPVGAEFDGQAVKDADNETTVDLKKITPGTYVVRLEAKRPGRREVKFTKLAVIR, encoded by the coding sequence GTGAGCGGCAGGATACGATTCGCGCTGCTCTTTGCCGTCGCCGTGCTATCGCTGCCGACGGCCGAGGGACGGCAGCTTCGTCTGGTGAAGTCGCAGCGGCGGAGCATCCCGGGTGAGGCGGCGCAGGCCGCGCGGTTCCTGCAATCGTACACCACGCTGCAGGAAGACGAGCCGGCATTCGAGCGCTTCCGGTTCAAGCCGACCGACGCCGACCTCGACCGTATCAGGAAGCTGCAGGCCGGCGGCACCGACACGGTACGCGTGCTCTGCCTGCGGGTGGAGTTTCTATCCGACACAACTCCCTTGACAACCGGCAATGGCAAGATGGACACGCTCGGGTTCCTTTCGCCGGACTCAGGCCTCTTTTATGACCCGCCGCACTTCAAACGTTACTTCGAAAGGCAGATGGAAGGGCTCCGCAACTACTACTTGGCCCAGTCGCTGGGTAAGTTGTACGTCGAGTTCACGGTGATGCCTTCCGGGGAAAAGACCTGCTATCAGCTTCCGCGCGAGATGCAGTTCTATGGCGACACCATCTCCTTCGCTGCGGTTGAGGTCGGGCTGGTACGTCTGATGCGCGATGCGTTCAAGGTTGCAGACGAGGATCCGGAACTGCACTTCGGCGACTATGACGAGTTCATCGTGTTCCACGCCGGTTCCGGTCTTCAGTCGGACTTCGGTCTGAGAAACGACTCGCCGTTCGACCTTCTGGCCGGCGAGATTCCCTCCGGCGCGATCCAGGCCTACCTGGGCGAGCCGCACATCTCGGTGGATTCCGGCCGTACCCATATCGAGCAAGGGACGGTGCTGCCGGAGATGATGCGTCAGGACACCATGTACGAAGGCCAGACCAACATCCTTGGCATGACGGGTCTGGCTGGAACGCTCTTCCACGAGTTCGCGCATCTGCTGGGAGCCTACGACCTGTACGATGTGACCGGCGCGACTATGGGCGTGGGCGGATGGAGCTTGATGGGCTACGGCAGCTGGCTTGGAGACTACGGGGCGGGAGCTCCGCCCGGCGTCGTCCCGGGATTCCTGGATGCGTACCATCGTACGCTGTTTCTCGACACCATCAGCCAGGTGAGGACGGTCAGGGTGCCGATGGAGTCGATCCCGATATTCGCAGCGGAGATGGACACGGAACTCTTCAGCCAGCGGGGTGATTCGCTGCGCCCCACCATCGTCAAGATACCGATAAGCCCGGAAGAGTACTTCCTGATTGAGAACCGCCAGGTAGACGTCAAACAACCCGACACGATTGACGTGGACGTCGAGGATGGCGTGGTCATCGCGGTGGGCGGCAGTGAGTACGACTTCTTCCAGCCCGGGTCCGGTCTGCTCATCTGGCACATAGACCGGAGGGTGCTGGCCGACTACGGGCCGTTCAATGCCGTCAACATCGACCCGGCGCGCAAGGGCGTGGACCTGGAAGAGGGCGATGGCGTGCAGGACTTCGACGTGCCCTACTGGCAGTCGCGGGCGCCGAACTACGAGGTCTACGGGCATAAGTACGATCCGTTCTCCAAGGGCGGGTACAACGACAGCTTCACCGCCTACACTAACCCCAACACAGACGCGTACAAAGGTCGCAGCTACATCGGCGTCAGGCTGCTGGGGGCCGTCGACTCGACCGCGCCATTGAAGGACACGGTCATCTCGGTGAAGGTCGGATGGGACCTGTACCAGCCGGGGTTCCCGAAGGTGGTCGGCAACACCCCATTCCTGTCGGCCTTCGCTGCCGACATGGACGGCAACGACACACTCGATATCGCGGTCATCGACGCGGGCGGCGGGCTGAAGATGTGGCGGTCGAACGGATCCGCGCTCCGGCCGCCGTTGAGCATAGGAGCCACGACCAGGGCTGACATCGCCATCGGCGACGTAGCCGGTGACTCGAGACTCGAGGTTGTGGCCGCCGGGAATGACACTCTTGTCACGGTCGTCCCGGTTTCAGGCGCGCCGACCCGGATCAAGGTGGGGGACAGGGTTTTTGCTGCGCCGGTGCTGGCAGATCTGGACGGAGACGGCAAGAAGGAGATCATCGTTGGTTCGACCGACATGAAGCTGTATGCCTGGAAGGGCGACGGCAGCCTGATGCCGGGATTCCCGGTGGCGGTGGGCTCGGAAATCCGCGCGGCCGTGGCGGTAACCGATACCGTCCGTCCCCGGATCGTCCTGCTGAGCGGCGATGGGAGGCTGTTTCTCTACGAACCGGATGGATCGCTCGTGAGCGGCTTCCCGGTAGTGCTGAGTATCTCGCCGTTCTACGCCAAGGCCCAGCCTCTGGTTGCCGACTTTGACCGGGATGGAAGCAGAGAGATTGCTGCGGTGGCCGGCGGCGAGCACGACTACCGTCTCTACGTGGTGGGCCTCGACGGTACGGTCAAGTTCCGGTCCCGCGAGTTCATCCGGAGTCCATTCACGGGCACGCTGTCAGCCGCGGATATGGACGGCGACCTGTACCCGGATGTGCTTGCCGCCTCGATGAACGACCTCTTTGCGTTGAACCGCAGCGGGAACCTGGTCTCGAACTACCCGTTCACGCAGGAGTCCACCTATACGACGACGGAACTGGCCGGTAACTGGATCATCACGGTTGACGTCTACTTCCAGTACGCATCTTCGCCGGTCGTGGCTGACGTGGATGGTGATGGAGGGTCGGATTTGATCATCGGGTCGCCTGAGTACGGTTTGCTCGGCCTGGACGGCACAACCGGAAAGCCGCTGCCGTTCTTTCCGCTGATGGCAACGGCGGGAATCAGTGCCGTGCCGCTTGCCGTTGACCTGGACGGTGACGGCAAGCTGGAACTGGCTGCCGGCGACGATTCCGGCACGTTCTATGTCTGGAAAATGCCGGGCCCGGCCAGCGGCATCAAGTGGCCGTGCGCGTATCACGATGCCTGCCACACCGGTCTCATCCTGGAATCAGAGCTCCCTCCCTGGCAACCGCGTACGCATACCGGGCTGGTCGACAAGCTGTACGTATACCCGAACCCGGCGGGCAGTTCCGTCAACGTCCGCTACCACCTGCATGATGCCGACGAGGTGAAGCTTCGGCTTCTGGACATGGCCGGGGAACCGGTCGGCGCGGAGTTCGACGGCCAGGCGGTGAAGGATGCCGACAACGAGACAACGGTTGACCTGAAGAAGATTACACCCGGTACGTACGTGGTCAGGCTTGAAGCGAAGCGACCCGGGCGACGCGAGGTGAAGTTCACGAAGCTGGCGGTCATAAGGTAG
- a CDS encoding phosphoribosylformylglycinamidine cyclo-ligase, which yields MLYRDAGVDINAMDAVKRRIAGIARSTYGPQVLSEVGLFGSLCRVPKMRDPVLVGSCDGVGTKLVVARLCGRYDTVGIDIVNHSVNDILTLGARPLFFLDYIAHSNLAPQSLLEIVKGLGRACRDNNCSLVGGETAMMPDIYKPRDFDLAGFIVGTVERRRITNTQSISPGDAVIGIPSNGLHTNGYSLARRVLFDKAGLKVNSRVKGLSRPIGEELLRPHRSYLKPVYPLLSRIHALAHITGGGFAGNIGRLLPDEVSVIIHKSSWRPLPIFRLIQRLGDVPDEEMYQTFNMGMGMVLMVAPTQVDRLLGSIPGSRVIGKVVRGTFGVSVI from the coding sequence ATGCTCTACCGTGACGCCGGCGTCGATATCAATGCCATGGACGCGGTCAAGCGTCGGATCGCAGGCATCGCCCGTTCAACCTATGGACCGCAGGTCCTCTCCGAAGTCGGCTTGTTCGGGTCGCTCTGTCGGGTACCGAAGATGCGCGACCCGGTGCTGGTCGGCAGTTGCGACGGCGTGGGCACCAAACTGGTCGTGGCCCGGCTCTGCGGCCGCTACGACACAGTCGGCATTGACATCGTCAACCACTCGGTCAACGACATCCTGACGCTCGGGGCGCGGCCGCTCTTCTTTCTCGACTACATCGCCCATTCGAATCTCGCCCCGCAATCCCTGCTCGAAATCGTCAAGGGCCTGGGCAGGGCCTGCCGTGACAACAACTGCTCGCTCGTCGGCGGGGAAACCGCGATGATGCCCGACATCTACAAACCCCGTGACTTCGACCTGGCCGGCTTCATCGTCGGCACGGTCGAGCGGCGCCGGATCACGAACACCCAGAGCATCTCGCCCGGCGACGCGGTCATCGGCATACCTTCAAACGGACTCCACACCAACGGCTATTCCCTCGCGCGCCGCGTGCTCTTCGACAAAGCCGGGCTCAAAGTCAACTCGCGAGTCAAAGGTCTCTCCCGCCCGATCGGTGAAGAACTGCTCCGTCCGCATCGCTCCTACCTGAAGCCGGTCTATCCCCTGCTCAGCCGAATTCACGCGCTTGCCCACATCACCGGTGGCGGCTTCGCCGGCAACATTGGCCGTCTCCTGCCCGACGAGGTCTCTGTCATCATCCACAAGTCGAGCTGGCGTCCGCTGCCGATCTTCCGTCTGATTCAGCGGCTGGGGGACGTGCCGGACGAAGAGATGTATCAGACGTTCAACATGGGGATGGGCATGGTGCTCATGGTGGCGCCGACGCAGGTAGACCGTCTCCTCGGCTCGATTCCGGGCAGCCGCGTTATCGGCAAGGTCGTCCGCGGCACCTTCGGCGTCTCGGTCATCTAG
- a CDS encoding nucleoside deaminase, with product MRVALAEAEAAAAEGEVPVGCVVVHEGRIVGRGHNRTEALKDPTAHAEIVAIGAAATALENWRLTGATVYSTIEPCLMCAGALTLARPDLVVFGARDPKFGCLGSRYDIARDNRFNHELSVVEGVLAVESASLLKEFFRLRRKKPQ from the coding sequence ATGAGGGTGGCGCTGGCTGAGGCTGAGGCTGCGGCCGCGGAGGGCGAGGTGCCGGTGGGGTGCGTGGTGGTGCACGAAGGCCGGATAGTCGGCCGGGGGCACAACCGCACCGAGGCGCTCAAGGACCCGACCGCACATGCCGAGATAGTCGCAATCGGAGCCGCCGCGACCGCGCTTGAGAACTGGCGGCTGACCGGGGCGACGGTCTATTCCACTATCGAGCCATGCCTGATGTGCGCCGGAGCTCTGACTTTGGCAAGGCCCGACCTCGTGGTGTTCGGCGCGAGGGATCCGAAGTTCGGCTGCCTGGGCTCGCGCTATGACATAGCCCGCGACAATCGCTTCAATCACGAACTGAGCGTGGTCGAGGGGGTGCTGGCGGTGGAGTCCGCGAGTCTGCTTAAGGAGTTCTTCCGGTTGCGGCGCAAGAAGCCGCAATGA
- a CDS encoding T9SS type A sorting domain-containing protein, whose amino-acid sequence MPVAAAFRCQSPLGEALHLISLIILGALLPAAPLPALDRTEAITEARVYFDDVRTLSRLGELAGQLDICTWVKDELGGYLVINADNRQLAQIRDAGLLVDVTYPDIRQKFFEMTGVRSGDAESGRDFGFFLTYSETQDTLQALAARYPAICTLFSLGLTPQGRALWCLKISDNPGPTEDEPACFFNAATHAREPLGTSCCVAFAARILSEYGIDSSSTWLVDNREIFIVPVMNPDGYVYNSDSGGAESNWRKNRRSPTPPDIGVDLNRNYGYKWGYSNFGSSARPWDDTYRGPAPFSEPETQMIRDFLATYQPRTCMDIHTYGQYNLYPWGYAGVQPPDQAMLQEVVDTFRTNNRYPASLTGQVYSTIYPCNGMSVDWEYSDTAGKFVTYAFTCELGTTDFWYGWLDSSYINRECNLNIPNLYYLARVAGAYFDCEAMTSDDSAGGNGNYQLGPGESAGVWFTLRNRAIHPVDSAYAVTARLISGEYGVEVLDPARPFPNAARGSAVSNHATRFHLRAWSTIPLGRRVPLRLELSFSASGQQYTQSLNFDIVIGSDRLPVTRASSPLDSSRLTASPNPARNRVHLSSSPASGAGRMDIFSPDGRLLTSTGYRGPFTWDCSRAPAGVYFCRLSSNGNSVTTRVSVVH is encoded by the coding sequence TTGCCGGTCGCAGCCGCGTTTCGGTGTCAGTCGCCCCTAGGAGAAGCGCTGCATCTTATCTCACTCATCATCCTTGGCGCTTTGCTGCCGGCAGCGCCGCTGCCGGCGCTTGATCGTACCGAGGCGATCACGGAAGCCCGCGTCTACTTTGATGACGTCCGCACTCTCAGTCGGCTTGGCGAACTCGCCGGCCAACTTGACATCTGTACCTGGGTCAAAGACGAACTCGGCGGGTATCTGGTTATCAATGCCGACAACCGCCAGCTCGCACAGATCCGGGATGCCGGCCTGCTCGTTGACGTCACCTACCCGGACATCAGGCAGAAGTTCTTCGAGATGACCGGCGTACGATCCGGGGACGCTGAGTCGGGTCGCGACTTCGGCTTCTTTCTGACCTATTCTGAAACTCAGGATACGTTGCAGGCGCTGGCCGCCCGCTACCCGGCCATCTGCACGCTGTTCAGCCTCGGGCTGACTCCGCAGGGACGTGCGCTCTGGTGCCTCAAGATATCGGACAACCCCGGCCCGACCGAGGACGAACCCGCCTGCTTCTTCAACGCGGCAACCCATGCCCGGGAGCCGCTCGGCACCTCCTGCTGCGTCGCCTTCGCCGCCCGGATACTCTCCGAGTACGGCATCGACTCAAGCTCAACCTGGCTGGTTGACAACCGTGAAATCTTCATCGTTCCGGTGATGAACCCCGATGGCTACGTCTACAATTCGGATTCCGGCGGCGCGGAGTCCAACTGGCGCAAGAACCGGCGCAGCCCGACCCCTCCCGACATCGGGGTTGACCTGAACCGCAACTACGGATACAAGTGGGGCTACAGCAACTTCGGGTCTTCGGCAAGGCCGTGGGATGACACCTATCGCGGCCCGGCACCCTTCAGCGAGCCGGAGACGCAGATGATCCGCGACTTCCTTGCGACCTACCAACCCCGCACCTGCATGGACATCCATACCTACGGCCAGTACAACCTCTATCCATGGGGCTACGCCGGCGTCCAGCCACCCGACCAGGCCATGCTTCAGGAAGTGGTGGACACATTCCGGACGAACAACCGGTACCCTGCCTCGCTGACCGGGCAGGTCTATTCAACCATCTACCCCTGCAATGGCATGTCGGTTGACTGGGAGTACTCGGACACGGCCGGCAAGTTCGTGACCTATGCCTTCACTTGCGAGCTCGGCACTACCGACTTCTGGTACGGCTGGCTCGATTCGAGCTACATCAACCGTGAGTGCAATCTGAACATCCCGAACCTCTACTACCTGGCTCGTGTGGCCGGAGCGTACTTCGATTGCGAGGCAATGACATCGGATGACTCCGCCGGCGGCAACGGCAACTACCAGCTCGGGCCGGGTGAGTCGGCCGGCGTCTGGTTCACCCTCCGGAACCGGGCAATCCACCCGGTGGATTCCGCGTACGCAGTCACCGCGCGGCTCATATCAGGCGAGTACGGCGTGGAAGTACTCGACCCCGCACGCCCGTTCCCCAACGCCGCCCGGGGAAGTGCGGTTAGTAACCACGCGACCCGGTTTCACCTGCGGGCATGGAGTACGATCCCACTCGGCCGGCGCGTGCCGCTGCGGCTGGAACTAAGCTTCAGCGCTTCCGGACAGCAGTACACCCAGTCACTCAACTTCGATATCGTGATTGGATCCGACCGCTTACCTGTGACCAGGGCGTCATCACCCCTCGATTCGTCCCGTTTGACGGCTTCACCCAATCCCGCCCGCAACCGCGTCCACCTCAGCTCTTCTCCTGCCTCTGGTGCCGGACGCATGGACATCTTCTCACCCGACGGTCGCCTGCTGACATCGACCGGTTACCGCGGCCCTTTCACCTGGGACTGCAGCCGGGCGCCTGCCGGGGTCTACTTCTGCCGTCTTTCAAGCAATGGGAATTCGGTGACAACGCGCGTCAGCGTAGTACACTAG
- a CDS encoding mucoidy inhibitor MuiA family protein has protein sequence MHTMILVVLTAISLNSNIDSVVVYPDQAMVIRRASVEVGGSTQLSFPDLPGILDDNSVRIRAPGLKLGEVQVKPGYLSEPTPRVKLLADSLARVDRRAKVMANEKAMLQAKMEFLRSVKAAGPDQMSKEVSGGKVDPNNWSAAIGFLGTQMMAVGSRQLDLEEQESELSRVRLAVAQELADVRARVENRKTVTVDVVADETKEYSITVSYRVPGAVSWEPYYELRARPADETVTLAYYVRMEQSTNEDWNGVAMMLSTARPSAGGVAPEPRPWYVDVAEAQSYKLIERQRGNLDVRQLSDLVGMQAGATQGRGGRIDDVAYLVDGAVALEAGISLQYAMPGRITLKSGEDPKKFFLTDTKMGADFSYYAYPRVRTSPYLRANVQNGSDFVFLAGKANTYVGDEFTGTTTLANIAPGESASPSFGVDDRMKVQHQRTRLLTSRTGLFTRRTRTEFEFKTTIENYHTKPVTMTLVEQIPTSANTDIRVSLTRLEPKGWVENKDNGTYTFTFEMKPQEKLTVNIAYAVEYPTATKIAGLFDAINPARSLELNRMYDEQQMKKR, from the coding sequence ATGCACACCATGATTCTCGTGGTTCTGACCGCGATTAGTCTCAATTCCAACATCGACTCGGTCGTCGTCTATCCCGACCAGGCGATGGTAATCCGCCGGGCGTCCGTCGAGGTCGGCGGCTCGACCCAACTGTCGTTTCCCGACCTGCCGGGTATCCTCGACGACAACTCGGTCCGCATCCGCGCTCCCGGACTGAAGCTCGGCGAGGTGCAGGTGAAGCCGGGTTACCTCTCCGAGCCGACACCGCGGGTGAAGCTGCTGGCGGATTCGCTGGCGCGGGTTGACCGCCGGGCCAAGGTGATGGCCAACGAGAAGGCGATGCTTCAGGCCAAGATGGAGTTCCTGAGATCGGTGAAGGCGGCCGGGCCGGACCAGATGTCGAAGGAGGTCTCCGGCGGCAAGGTGGACCCGAACAACTGGTCCGCGGCCATCGGCTTTCTCGGCACCCAGATGATGGCGGTAGGTAGCCGCCAGCTCGACCTGGAAGAACAGGAGTCGGAGCTTTCCCGCGTGCGCCTGGCCGTGGCGCAGGAGCTCGCCGACGTGAGAGCACGGGTGGAGAACCGGAAGACAGTGACGGTTGACGTCGTGGCCGACGAGACGAAGGAGTACAGCATCACCGTCAGCTACCGGGTGCCGGGCGCGGTCTCGTGGGAGCCATACTACGAGTTGCGGGCACGGCCCGCCGACGAAACGGTGACCCTCGCCTACTACGTCCGGATGGAGCAGAGCACCAACGAGGACTGGAACGGCGTGGCGATGATGCTCTCGACGGCGCGGCCTTCCGCCGGCGGCGTCGCGCCCGAGCCGCGGCCGTGGTACGTGGACGTGGCCGAGGCCCAGAGCTACAAGCTGATCGAAAGGCAGAGGGGCAACCTGGACGTGAGGCAGTTGAGCGATCTCGTCGGAATGCAGGCCGGCGCGACCCAGGGTCGGGGTGGAAGGATCGACGACGTAGCCTACCTCGTGGACGGGGCAGTCGCGCTCGAGGCCGGCATCTCGCTCCAGTATGCGATGCCGGGCCGTATCACCCTCAAGAGCGGAGAGGACCCGAAGAAGTTCTTCCTCACCGACACGAAGATGGGAGCAGACTTCAGCTACTACGCCTACCCGCGGGTGCGTACTTCTCCCTATCTGCGTGCGAACGTGCAGAACGGCTCCGACTTCGTCTTTCTGGCCGGCAAGGCGAACACCTATGTCGGCGACGAGTTCACCGGCACCACCACCCTCGCCAACATCGCGCCGGGCGAGTCGGCCAGCCCCAGCTTCGGCGTGGACGACCGGATGAAGGTGCAACACCAGCGGACCCGGCTCCTCACCTCACGCACCGGCCTTTTCACGAGACGCACCCGGACCGAGTTCGAGTTCAAGACCACGATCGAGAACTACCACACCAAGCCGGTAACGATGACGCTGGTCGAGCAGATTCCGACGTCGGCCAACACCGACATCAGGGTGAGCCTGACCAGGCTCGAGCCCAAAGGGTGGGTAGAGAACAAGGATAACGGCACCTACACCTTCACGTTCGAGATGAAACCGCAGGAGAAGCTCACCGTGAACATCGCCTATGCGGTCGAGTACCCCACTGCGACGAAGATAGCCGGGCTGTTCGACGCCATCAACCCGGCCCGTTCGCTGGAGCTCAACCGGATGTACGACGAACAGCAGATGAAGAAGAGGTAG